A genomic segment from Ptychodera flava strain L36383 chromosome 8, AS_Pfla_20210202, whole genome shotgun sequence encodes:
- the LOC139139151 gene encoding DNA polymerase III PolC-type-like isoform X1: MCNESQDTVQGERDCTSSPDVAETATPFYIFYDCETTGLNTYSDSIVEVAAKLFTGNMEFSQLIHTSARMNTKAQQKTGITPAMLTGKPKLSTVMSAFMQWLKDSITDAERQTGLSYSPTLVAHNGCVYDFPILLHELHVRGLLDHYVEEMNAIKLQFADTLQLCRKLKSEKIAPFLEKNQGLSQEALFKLAFPGQSYNGHRALADVKALISIFKEQAFRNHLNRMEVKSADRVVNEWRQKFDIYKESKHIKLQFANHTMHGRNIISLSKCLVLKLIQNHISYEDLDTLYQQHAGNMQNFKTALSEKGIKNRNWCNAMCSHFQRWYGQ, translated from the exons ATGTGCAATGAATCACAGGACACAGTTCAGGGTGAAAGAGATTGCACGTCTTCACCTGATGTTGCAGAAACAGCTACACCATTCTATATATTCTATGATTGTGAGACAACAGGATTGAATACATACTCAGATAGTATAGTTGAAGTAGCTGCCAAACTGTTCACAGGCAACATGGAGTTCAGTCAACTGATCCATACATCTGCAAGAATGAATACAAAGG CACAACAAAAGACTGGTATAACTCCAGCTATGTTGACAGGGAAACCAAAATTGTCAACTGTGATGTCAGCTTTTATGCAATGGCTCAAAGATTCCATAACTGATGCTGAGAGACAAACAGGCTTGAGTTACTCACCAA CACTTGTTGCTCACAATGGGTGTGTGTATGACTTTCCTATACTCCTCCATGAGTTACATGTCCGAGGTCTACTTGATCACTATGTAGAGGAAATGAACGCTATCAAGCTGCAATTTGCCGACACTTTACAACTCTGTCGTAAG CTAAAAAGTGAGAAGATAGCACCATTTCTGGAGAAGAATCAAGGCCTATCACAGGAAGCATTATTCAAACTTGCCTTTCCCGGTCAAAGTTATAAtg GTCACAGAGCTCTGGCAGATGTAAAGGCGCTCATCAGCATTTTCAAGGAACAAGCCTTTAGAAACCATCTCAACCGTATGGAAGTAAAGTCTGCAGACAGAGTTGTCAATGAGTGGAGACagaaatttgatatatataaaGAGAGCAAGCATATAAAGCTGCAATTCGCAAATCACACCATGCATGGCCGCAATATCATCAGCTTGAGCAAATGTCTTGTTTTAAAGCTTATTCAAAACCATATATCATATGAAGATTTAGACACTCTGTATCAGCAGCATGCAGGGAATATGCAGAATTTCAAAACCGCATTATCAGAAAAAGgaataaaaaatagaaattggTGTAATGCAATGTGCTCACATTTTCAGAGATGGTATGGACAGTGA
- the LOC139139151 gene encoding uncharacterized protein isoform X2 — protein MKRSLNNLVSSTEITDGDDSMDNFAAALLNFGEHYADNHSSEWCKFHAKEKDGRPYTTLHRITCTIQLTAFRDLLQKMASHPEEYVNPAGRFTTNVCEAFHGAALRYRDKRINLGHTHYCLKTDMAILHKNIGPIWKLLVFMEMDIAVPDHAVSSILEEQKEWMRRLNENKRPEVAKQRATQRKEHHKKLTSQKKRMENVRKTGMTVVEYVGNGKEWS, from the exons ATGAAGCGGTCCTTGAATAATCTGGTGAGCAGCACAGAAATAACTGATGGGGATGACAGCATGGACAACTTTGCAGCTGCTCTCCTTAATTTTGGTGAACATTACGCTGATAATCACTCGAGTGAGTGGTGCAAATTTCATGCCAAG GAGAAGGACGGAAGGCCCTATACGACACTGCACAGGATAACATGCACTATCCAGCTAACTGCATTCAGGGACCTACTTCAGAAAATGGCAAGTCATCCTGAAGAGTATGTGAATCCTGCTGGCAGATTTACCACCAATGTGTGTGAGGCCTTCCATGGTGCAGCTCTGAGATACAGGGACAAGCGCATCAACTTAGGACATACACACTACTGTCTTAAAACTGATATGGCAATACTTCACAAG AACATTGGTCCTATCTGGAAACTCCTTGTCTTTATGGAAATGGATATTGCAGTACCAGATCATGCCGTAAGTTCCATTCTGGAAGAACAAAAAGAATGGATGAGGAGACTAAATGAAAACAAGCGACCAGAAGTTGCAAAACAAAG GGCCACCCAAAGAAAAGAGCATCATAAAAAGCTTACGTCACAGAAAAAGAGGATGGAGAATGTCAGGAAGACAGGAATGACAGTGGTGGAGTATGTTGGGAATGGAAAGGAGTGGAGTTAG